From one Caldithrix abyssi DSM 13497 genomic stretch:
- a CDS encoding glycosyltransferase produces the protein MKRKQIKVLEISSYPPPRAGWGMRIYFLKQEMEKQGHICEVLNTGKGRFLTGRDFIPVFSGLDYVKKVFKYRLKGYLIHMHLNGDSPKGFVLTTLALLISLLTFRRPVITFHAGPVQKYFPQSQAPLLTPLYKFIFTAPRHIICNNEAVKEKIAGYGINPHKIIPIQAFSKQYLNFEKVELKPEVETFFSDHDPVICSYVFFRPEFFIEDMIHAVAKLVKHYPKFGLIIMGSDMGSEEIQALIKQLGIEDHVILAGDQDHDAFLTIMTRSRLYLRTPFKDGIASSVLEALALKVPVVACDNGSRPAGTVTYENRNVDDMVEKLRYVLDNHAQVVRQIKPPEIKDTIVDEIRILGL, from the coding sequence TTGAAGCGTAAGCAGATTAAAGTGCTTGAGATATCTTCCTATCCGCCGCCGCGCGCCGGATGGGGTATGCGCATCTATTTTCTGAAGCAGGAGATGGAAAAGCAGGGACACATTTGCGAGGTGTTGAATACCGGCAAAGGTCGTTTTTTAACCGGCAGAGATTTTATCCCTGTTTTTAGCGGACTGGATTACGTGAAAAAGGTATTCAAGTACAGGCTTAAGGGCTACCTGATTCACATGCATTTGAACGGCGATTCGCCCAAAGGCTTTGTTTTAACGACCCTGGCGCTGCTTATTTCGCTGCTCACCTTTCGGCGGCCGGTCATTACCTTTCATGCCGGGCCGGTGCAAAAATACTTTCCGCAATCACAGGCGCCGTTGCTGACGCCGTTGTACAAGTTCATTTTTACGGCGCCCCGCCATATTATTTGCAACAACGAAGCGGTTAAAGAAAAGATCGCCGGATATGGCATCAATCCGCATAAAATCATTCCCATTCAGGCCTTTAGCAAGCAGTACTTGAATTTTGAGAAGGTAGAACTAAAGCCAGAGGTGGAAACCTTCTTTTCCGACCACGATCCGGTCATTTGCAGCTATGTGTTTTTTCGGCCGGAATTTTTTATTGAAGATATGATTCACGCCGTGGCGAAATTGGTTAAACACTATCCAAAGTTCGGACTGATTATTATGGGATCGGATATGGGCTCAGAAGAAATACAGGCCCTGATTAAACAGCTGGGCATCGAAGATCACGTCATTCTGGCCGGCGATCAGGATCACGACGCATTTTTAACCATTATGACGCGTTCCAGATTGTATTTACGAACGCCCTTTAAAGACGGCATCGCATCTTCGGTGCTGGAGGCCCTGGCCTTAAAAGTGCCGGTGGTTGCCTGCGATAATGGCAGTCGGCCCGCCGGCACGGTTACCTACGAAAACCGCAATGTGGATGACATGGTCGAAAAATTACGCTATGTGCTGGATAATCATGCGCAGGTGGTGCGGCAAATTAAGCCGCCGGAAATAAAAGATACCATTGTCGATGAAATCAGGATTCTTGGCCTATGA
- a CDS encoding glycosyltransferase family 4 protein, translating to MRILYHHRTLGDGAEGIHIQSIVNGLIQLGHQVKVVSLVGEKTQFRKAQDARESKWDWVRKHIPQPVYELAEIGYNLKGRRMLQKAIDSFRPDIIYDRYAHFSFAALWAAKKNNLPLILEVNSPYSIQKRQWEKLYFPWLSQYGEKKIFNAAPHIIVVSTPLKKIVMDYGVPEEKITVLPNGTDPERFNPDIDDQPLRKKLKLTGKIVLGFVGILRRWHNIDQLITVLEELNLPRLNAAMIFLGDGPSYQELVEFNRAKGHEAWIRFLGRIPHSEIQQYIAMMDVAISPHATPYSSPMKILEYMAMEKAILAPDMENIRDILRDGENALLFKPDDARSLKEKLLLLIQNEDLRRRLGKTARQDVVQKFTWLGNARKTAEIAQKLVDAHRL from the coding sequence ATGAGGATTTTATATCATCACCGAACTCTGGGCGATGGGGCGGAAGGCATTCATATTCAGTCTATTGTAAATGGTCTGATTCAGTTAGGGCATCAGGTTAAGGTGGTTTCGCTGGTTGGCGAAAAGACGCAGTTCCGCAAGGCGCAGGATGCCAGAGAATCGAAATGGGATTGGGTGCGCAAACACATTCCGCAGCCCGTGTACGAGCTGGCCGAAATCGGCTACAATCTCAAAGGGCGGCGTATGCTGCAAAAGGCGATTGATTCATTCCGCCCGGACATTATTTACGACCGCTACGCGCATTTTAGTTTTGCCGCCTTGTGGGCGGCCAAAAAGAACAACCTGCCGCTTATCTTAGAAGTAAATTCGCCGTACTCCATCCAGAAGCGGCAGTGGGAAAAGTTGTACTTCCCCTGGCTGTCGCAATACGGCGAAAAGAAGATATTTAACGCGGCGCCCCACATTATTGTGGTTTCCACGCCGCTAAAAAAGATTGTGATGGATTACGGCGTGCCGGAAGAAAAAATCACGGTTTTGCCCAACGGCACAGATCCGGAGCGCTTTAATCCCGATATTGACGATCAGCCTTTGCGAAAAAAACTGAAACTAACAGGAAAAATTGTGCTGGGTTTTGTGGGCATTTTACGGCGCTGGCATAATATTGATCAGTTGATTACCGTGCTGGAAGAACTGAACCTGCCGCGTCTGAATGCGGCCATGATCTTTTTAGGAGACGGACCCAGCTATCAGGAGCTGGTTGAATTCAACAGGGCAAAAGGCCATGAAGCATGGATTCGCTTTTTAGGGCGCATTCCCCATTCCGAAATTCAGCAGTACATTGCCATGATGGATGTGGCCATCAGTCCGCACGCCACGCCCTATTCGTCGCCCATGAAGATTCTGGAATACATGGCCATGGAAAAGGCCATTCTGGCGCCGGATATGGAAAATATCCGGGATATTTTGCGGGACGGAGAAAATGCTCTGCTATTCAAACCAGACGACGCCCGGTCATTAAAAGAAAAATTATTGCTTTTAATTCAAAACGAAGATTTGCGCAGGCGGTTGGGCAAAACCGCACGCCAGGACGTTGTGCAAAAATTTACCTGGCTGGGAAATGCGCGTAAAACCGCGGAAATTGCGCAAAAGTTGGTTGATGCACACCGCCTGTAA
- a CDS encoding alginate lyase family protein — protein MSIKTKLKKLSRVTAAELLFRLKEKWIIVREKKAYPAILDQYFDDDFSLFMDDAAQMLKPIDEGSPAQIFHSPGRRPLLSEPLSEKKKEIFKKQFNRQFKKTIERADDFLQHKFRFLGVSFQLPDPIPWQSDPVSLKPFPTGFYDEVDIFTNQNPGDIKHVWEVNRLQFLIEVAKAYYLTDDEKYRRKIDALLDDWYRKNPYQTGIAWASALEVGVRALALIWTLHFYSAGNNPNPQTIKTILKILYWSGLFLNDHLSIYFSPYNHLIGETAALFAIGFLFPEFKGADRWRQKALRVLKEQVEKQFHADGGSVEQATFYHHFTLGFYLQAIALLRHNRKAVPPEMLQRVEKALEFSMHMMRPDGTFPYIGDIDDARSIYFSDPTSWDFRSYQCFGAVWFKRSDMKFMSGGLQEDAFWMLSEQELKDFETLKTEKPRAKTIFLDQSGYYVFRSGFEESSHFSLMDCGPLADGVFYDETPSAAHGHADLLQIEIAPCGEPLLIDPGFSNYRGEYDWHTYFRSTAAHNTVTINGQSQARQTGILKWSFAPRFKRLSVVQQNGFSGVCGEHYGYQKLTGKPVHRRYFLFIDQTFWLAVDYLYAEENTAFNLELNWHFNHFVQVEKLAGQTGFKASGRNSALLILPALPANLQTAVELKKGGKNPDEGWISPTYRRRLPAPLLSYQIKTSLPLIVPTVFLPEKQDARWEIRQTESDYSLRLGRQSYQIKRAERPDSDEILTVTVGNQTLYVTGREPYFRQS, from the coding sequence ATGAGTATTAAAACAAAATTAAAAAAGCTGAGCAGAGTGACTGCGGCGGAACTGCTTTTTCGTTTAAAGGAAAAATGGATCATCGTCCGTGAAAAAAAAGCCTATCCGGCCATTCTGGATCAATATTTTGATGATGATTTCAGCCTGTTTATGGACGATGCGGCGCAGATGTTAAAACCGATTGATGAAGGGAGCCCCGCACAAATCTTTCATTCTCCAGGGCGCAGACCATTGCTGTCGGAGCCGCTGAGCGAAAAGAAGAAGGAAATCTTTAAAAAACAGTTTAACCGACAATTCAAAAAAACCATTGAGAGAGCGGACGATTTTCTGCAGCACAAATTTCGCTTTCTGGGCGTTTCTTTTCAATTGCCTGATCCCATCCCCTGGCAGTCCGATCCGGTATCTTTAAAACCGTTTCCCACAGGCTTTTATGACGAGGTGGATATTTTTACGAATCAAAATCCCGGCGATATTAAACATGTGTGGGAAGTCAATCGTTTACAGTTTTTAATCGAAGTGGCTAAAGCCTATTATTTAACCGACGACGAGAAATACCGCCGCAAAATCGATGCGCTGCTTGACGACTGGTACCGTAAAAATCCTTACCAGACAGGCATTGCCTGGGCCAGCGCGCTGGAGGTGGGCGTGCGCGCTCTGGCCCTGATATGGACGCTCCATTTCTATTCGGCCGGCAACAATCCCAACCCGCAAACCATCAAAACGATTCTTAAAATTCTTTACTGGAGCGGGCTTTTTTTGAACGACCATCTTTCCATCTATTTTAGCCCGTACAACCATTTGATCGGCGAAACCGCCGCTCTGTTTGCCATTGGCTTTTTATTCCCGGAATTTAAAGGCGCGGATCGCTGGCGGCAGAAGGCTTTGCGCGTTCTTAAAGAACAGGTGGAAAAACAATTTCACGCGGACGGCGGCAGCGTGGAACAGGCCACGTTTTATCACCATTTTACCCTGGGTTTTTACCTGCAGGCCATCGCCTTACTCAGGCATAACCGGAAGGCGGTTCCGCCAGAGATGCTGCAACGCGTGGAAAAGGCGCTCGAGTTTTCCATGCACATGATGCGCCCGGACGGAACGTTTCCCTACATTGGCGATATTGACGACGCGCGCTCCATCTATTTTTCCGATCCGACCAGCTGGGATTTCCGTTCTTACCAGTGTTTTGGCGCCGTATGGTTTAAACGCAGCGATATGAAATTCATGTCCGGCGGCTTGCAGGAAGACGCCTTCTGGATGCTTTCTGAACAGGAGCTAAAGGACTTTGAAACCCTTAAAACAGAAAAGCCGCGGGCCAAAACCATATTTCTGGATCAATCCGGCTATTACGTTTTTCGCTCCGGGTTTGAAGAATCTTCTCATTTTTCATTGATGGACTGCGGGCCATTGGCCGACGGCGTTTTTTACGACGAAACCCCGTCTGCGGCTCACGGACATGCCGACCTGCTGCAAATTGAGATCGCGCCCTGTGGCGAACCGCTGTTGATTGATCCCGGATTTTCCAACTATCGCGGCGAGTATGACTGGCATACCTACTTTCGCAGCACGGCCGCTCACAACACCGTAACCATTAACGGCCAGTCGCAGGCCAGGCAAACGGGTATTTTAAAATGGAGCTTTGCGCCGCGTTTTAAACGTTTAAGCGTTGTACAGCAAAATGGATTCTCCGGCGTGTGCGGCGAACATTACGGCTACCAGAAATTGACCGGAAAACCCGTCCACCGCCGTTATTTTTTGTTTATCGATCAAACGTTCTGGCTGGCGGTGGATTATTTGTACGCAGAAGAAAACACCGCGTTTAACCTGGAGTTGAACTGGCATTTTAACCATTTTGTGCAGGTGGAAAAATTAGCCGGTCAAACGGGCTTTAAGGCCAGCGGCCGAAATTCCGCCTTGCTCATTTTGCCGGCCCTTCCCGCGAACCTGCAAACGGCAGTGGAACTGAAAAAGGGCGGAAAAAATCCGGACGAAGGCTGGATTTCGCCAACCTATCGCAGGCGTCTGCCGGCGCCGCTGTTATCCTACCAAATTAAAACATCGCTGCCGCTCATTGTGCCGACCGTTTTTCTGCCGGAAAAGCAGGACGCCAGGTGGGAAATCCGGCAAACGGAATCGGATTATTCCCTGCGACTGGGCAGGCAGAGCTACCAGATTAAACGAGCGGAGCGTCCGGACAGCGACGAGATTTTAACCGTAACCGTCGGTAATCAAACCCTGTATGTGACCGGGCGCGAACCTTATTTTCGACAGTCATAA